A window of the Falco rusticolus isolate bFalRus1 chromosome 1, bFalRus1.pri, whole genome shotgun sequence genome harbors these coding sequences:
- the NOA1 gene encoding nitric oxide-associated protein 1, giving the protein MHRLAPALLARLGRARPWLPLPRRGAAGRGEEERFVFLEYEPDPDEAAAVAARRREGKPGRERRERGPVAAGRPDPSVPPSGVSCSGCGAELQCRDGAAPGFVPAEKYRSLSEGAAGLRGAVCQRCWWLARYGRALRLQLPPEQHRQVVSAALRRPPRHGRGPLLLYLLDVLELPDPVLPQLLGLLGPDANAAGLLVVGNKVDLLPADSPGHLGRLRQRVAAACAQAGLHGAPLVDIRLVSAKTGFGLEGLISRLQQSWKCAGDVYLLGATNSGKSTLFNILLYSDYCKTRAPDIINRATISSWPGTTLNLLKFPIINPTCDRIFRRQERLKEEATKTEDQLSSEEKKYLNRLKKQGYLVGRVGRTFQRQKSSSVVDFDPDMLSYSIDEDPRHSPGKREEREEFSDNEVKDARWCFDTPGIIKENCVLNLLTEKEVKLVLPTQAIIPRTFILRPGMVLFLAALGRVDYLQGEKPAWFTVMASNLLPVRIATLSNADAIYEKHAAEEFLKVPMGGEERMKEFPPLVPQDITLKGVGTTEAVADIKLSSAGWVAVTAHAKEELLLRAYTPRGTALVVREPPLLPYISTIRGARIAGTAAYRTKRPPSTVENLKITGRR; this is encoded by the exons ATGCACCGCCTGGCCCCGGCGCTGCTGGCCCGCCTGGGCCGCGCCCGGCCCTGGCTCCCGCTGCCGCGGCGtggggcggcgggcaggggtGAGGAGGAGCGGTTTGTCTTCCTCGAGTATGAGCCGGACCCGGACGAGGCAGCGGCGGTAGCGGCGCGCCGCCGGGAGGGGAAGCCGGGCAGggagcggcgggagcggggcccggtggcggcggggcggcccgaCCCTTCGGTGCCGCCGAGCGGCGTGAGCTGCTCGGGCTGCGGGGCCGAGCTGCAGTGCCGCGACGGCGCGGCGCCAGGCTTCGTGCCGGCGGAGAAGTACCGGAGCCTGTCGGagggcgcggcggggctgcggggcgccGTCTGCCAGCGGTGCTGGTGGCTGGCCCGCTACGGCCGGGCCCTGCGGCTGCAGCTGCCGCCCGAGCAGCACCGGCAGGTGGTGAGTGCCGCTCtgcgccgccccccgcgccaCGGCCGCGGCCCGCTCCTCCTCTACCTCCTCGACGTGCTGGAGCTGCCCGACCCGGTGCTCCCCCAGCTACTGGGGCTGCTGGGCCCCGACGCCAACGCTGCCGGGCTGCTGGTGGTAGGCAACAAGGTAGACCTGCTGCCCGCCGACTCCCCCGGGCACCTGGGGCGGCTGCGGCAGCGGGTGGCGGCGGCCTGCGCCCAGGCCGGCCTGCACGGAGCCCCGCTGGTGGACATCCGCCTGGTGAGTGCTAAGACGGGCTTCGGTCTGGAGGGGCTGATCAGCCGGCTGCAGCAGTCCTGGAAGTGCGCCGGTGACGTCTACCTGCTGGGTGCCACCAACTCCGGCAAGTCAACGCTCTTCAACATCCTCTTGTACTCTGACTACTGCAAGACCCGTGCCCCTGACATCATCAACAGGGCCACCATCTCCTCTTGGCCAG GAACAACACTGAACCTGTTGAAATTTCCAATTATTAATCCTACATGTGACAGGATATTCCGAAGGCAGGAGAGGTTGAAAGAGGAGGCAACAAAAACAGAAGATCAGCtaagcagtgaagaaaaaaagtacctTAATCGCCTTAAAAAACAAGGTTACTTAGTGG GAAGAGTTGGAAGAACATTTCAACGGCAGAAGTCTAGCTCTGTGGTTGACTTTGATCCTGACATGCTCTCCTACAGCATAGATGAAGATCCCAGACATTCCCCTGGGAAGCGTGAGGAAAGAGAGGAGTTCTCAGACAACGAAGTGAAGGATGCTCGCTGGTGTTTTGACACTCCAGGGATCATAAAGGAAAACTGT gttttaaaTCTCctgacagagaaagaagtaaagctggttttgccaaCACAGGCCATCATTCCACGGACCTTTATTCTCAGACCAGGAATGGTCTTGTTTTTAGCAGCCTTGGGACGTGTAGACTACTTACAG GGAGAAAAGCCTGCCTGGTTTACTGTCATGGCTTCTAACCTGTTGCCAGTCCGCATTGCTACCCTGAGTAATGCAGATGCCATCTATGAGAAGCATGCTGCCGAAGAGTTCCTAAAG GTTCCCATGGGTGGGGAAGAACGAATGAAAGAGTTCCCCCCACTTGTCCCTCAGGACATTACACTGAAAGGAGTTGGTACCACTGAGGCAGTCGCAGATATCAAGCTTTCCTCTGCAG GCTGGGTGGCTGTGACGGCTCACGCGAAAGAGGAACTGCTGCTCCGAGCCTATACTCCCAGGGGCACCGCACTGGTGGTGCGGGAGCCTCCCCTTTTGCCATACATCAGTACCATCAGAGGAGCCCGCATCGCAGGCACTGCTGCCTACAGGACCAAAAGGCCTCCCTCCACAgtggaaaacctgaaaatcacAGGGAGGAGATAG